The following proteins come from a genomic window of Corynebacterium sp. P4-C1:
- a CDS encoding RDD family protein, which yields MNAGGSDEDFMVGRWPGELLGLPESGSGALASVMRRAIGVLIDWVICWIIAAFIVMNTHALGGTGTVTYLLWLVMGIISGWLFARTPGMAVLGMGVARVDKPGEPVGFWRAAVRTILTGFVFPAAIVDADGRGMHDRATGTAVIRS from the coding sequence CGGGGGAGCTTCTCGGGCTGCCGGAATCGGGGAGCGGCGCGCTGGCCTCGGTGATGCGGCGCGCCATCGGGGTGCTGATCGACTGGGTGATCTGTTGGATCATCGCCGCGTTCATTGTGATGAACACCCACGCACTGGGTGGAACCGGCACAGTGACATATCTGCTGTGGCTGGTGATGGGGATCATCAGTGGGTGGCTCTTCGCCCGCACGCCGGGGATGGCGGTGCTGGGGATGGGAGTGGCGCGCGTCGATAAGCCGGGCGAGCCCGTCGGCTTCTGGCGCGCGGCCGTGCGCACCATCCTTACGGGCTTCGTCTTCCCCGCGGCGATTGTCGACGCCGACGGCCGGGGCATGCACGACCGCGCGACCGGAACAGCAGTAATCCGCTCGTAG
- a CDS encoding DUF4191 domain-containing protein produces MAKDNKATAAEKAAKKEQRSAKRTQRKQTRSQIWQAFNLQRKRDKMLIPLMLAAILGLGLLFFLIGLLFKGQWFMLVLGLLFGFVLAMFIFTRRLEGSMYDEVGDTPGAAGWTLENMRNTMGIVWLTKTGIAATPQMDTVHRVVGNPGVVLVGEGSTKRVKPLMEKERKRIDRLVAGVPIHEIFVGSEEGQVPPKKLQRTMLKLPKNYSKDEVYSINAKLEAMDNVRGGQRAGLPKGPMPHQAQNMAGMNRKMRRMQQRKGK; encoded by the coding sequence ATGGCAAAGGACAACAAGGCAACCGCCGCCGAGAAGGCTGCGAAGAAGGAGCAGCGCTCGGCGAAGCGCACGCAACGCAAGCAGACCCGCTCGCAGATCTGGCAGGCGTTCAACCTCCAGCGCAAGCGCGACAAGATGCTGATCCCGCTCATGCTGGCCGCCATCTTGGGCCTCGGCCTGCTATTCTTCCTCATCGGCCTGCTCTTCAAGGGCCAGTGGTTCATGCTGGTGCTGGGCCTGCTGTTCGGTTTCGTTCTGGCCATGTTCATCTTCACCCGCCGTTTGGAGGGGTCGATGTACGACGAGGTCGGCGACACACCGGGCGCCGCTGGCTGGACGCTAGAGAACATGCGCAACACGATGGGCATTGTCTGGTTGACCAAGACCGGCATTGCCGCGACGCCGCAGATGGACACGGTTCACCGCGTGGTAGGCAACCCGGGTGTCGTTCTCGTCGGCGAGGGTTCCACCAAGCGTGTGAAGCCGCTGATGGAAAAGGAGCGCAAGCGTATCGACCGCCTGGTGGCAGGTGTTCCGATCCATGAGATCTTCGTGGGTTCCGAGGAGGGCCAGGTCCCGCCGAAGAAGCTGCAGCGCACGATGCTGAAGCTGCCGAAGAATTACAGCAAGGACGAGGTCTACTCCATCAACGCGAAGCTTGAGGCGATGGACAACGTCCGCGGCGGCCAGCGCGCAGGTTTGCCGAAGGGCCCGATGCCGCACCAGGCGCAGAATATGGCGGGCATGAACCGCAAGATGCGCCGTATGCAGCAGCGCAAGGGCAAGTAG
- a CDS encoding MaoC/PaaZ C-terminal domain-containing protein produces MTTSVNKGNGDHPQKKAGQASSAGAGASRQYENLKSIPDLKAINRKIFRSAIPGVGGTREAKQDPTSAIQVNGVKVDKKNLAAYTSATGLRLGNELPPTYFFVLSFPLVMELLSRPDFPYPAMGAVHVTNVIEQSRTLTVDETYTIRSHGENLRPHRRGLLVDIVTEIFAEGGENNEPVWRQTSTFLGMGAKFAKSADVSVTTRAEDSGKVLPKPELPEFKPNARWRWTGSDVNAYVEASNDHNPIHTSNLGAKLFGFPARIAHGMYSAAAVLAPLEGKLPSALRYSVEFVKPVVIPAQVALWTIEEEDGSYDIQLRSSSKPDKLHLNAELTPL; encoded by the coding sequence ATGACTACTTCGGTGAACAAGGGCAATGGCGACCACCCGCAGAAGAAAGCCGGGCAGGCTTCGTCTGCCGGGGCCGGCGCTTCCCGCCAGTACGAGAACCTGAAGTCCATCCCGGACCTGAAGGCGATCAACCGCAAGATCTTCCGCAGCGCCATCCCTGGTGTGGGCGGAACGCGCGAAGCGAAGCAGGACCCGACCTCGGCGATCCAGGTCAACGGCGTGAAGGTGGACAAGAAGAATCTGGCCGCCTACACCAGCGCCACGGGCCTGCGCCTGGGCAACGAACTCCCGCCTACCTATTTCTTCGTGCTCTCCTTCCCGTTGGTCATGGAGCTGCTCTCCCGCCCGGACTTCCCGTACCCGGCGATGGGCGCCGTGCACGTGACCAACGTGATCGAGCAGTCCCGCACCCTGACGGTCGACGAGACGTACACCATCCGCTCCCACGGCGAGAACCTGCGCCCGCACCGCCGCGGGCTGCTCGTGGATATCGTCACGGAGATCTTCGCCGAGGGCGGGGAGAACAATGAGCCGGTGTGGCGCCAGACATCGACCTTCCTGGGCATGGGCGCGAAATTCGCCAAGTCCGCAGATGTCAGTGTGACCACCCGCGCAGAGGACAGCGGCAAGGTTCTGCCGAAACCGGAGCTTCCGGAATTCAAGCCGAACGCCCGCTGGCGCTGGACGGGTTCCGACGTCAACGCCTACGTCGAGGCCTCCAACGACCACAACCCGATTCACACCTCCAACCTCGGTGCGAAGCTGTTCGGGTTCCCGGCACGCATCGCGCACGGCATGTACTCTGCGGCTGCCGTGCTGGCACCGCTGGAGGGCAAGCTTCCATCGGCGCTGCGCTACTCCGTCGAGTTCGTCAAGCCGGTCGTGATCCCGGCGCAGGTCGCGCTGTGGACGATCGAGGAAGAAGACGGCTCCTACGACATCCAGCTGCGCAGCTCCTCCAAGCCGGACAAGCTGCACCTCAACGCTGAGCTCACCCCGCTGTAA